In a genomic window of Taylorella equigenitalis ATCC 35865:
- the ssb gene encoding single-stranded DNA-binding protein translates to MSVNKVILVGRLGNDPEVRSGTEGRVISTVSIGTNSVWNDKSSGERREETEWHRVVFFNRLAEIARDYLRKGTQVYVEGRLKTRKYQDNQGVDRYTTEVIADNLQMLGSKGDSDGQRGSRTDGGYSREPYNPRGNSNSSSGLSYAQSQSKDDSRGTAPNYGSSSNGGTLTDDIPF, encoded by the coding sequence ATGTCGGTTAATAAAGTAATTCTCGTTGGTAGATTGGGAAATGATCCTGAGGTTCGCTCTGGCACTGAAGGTAGAGTTATTTCTACTGTGAGTATAGGTACCAACTCTGTATGGAACGATAAATCTTCAGGAGAGCGTCGCGAAGAGACAGAATGGCATAGAGTTGTATTTTTTAACCGACTTGCAGAAATTGCCCGAGATTATTTACGCAAGGGTACTCAGGTATACGTGGAGGGCCGTCTAAAAACCCGCAAGTATCAGGATAACCAAGGGGTAGATAGATATACCACTGAAGTTATCGCCGATAATTTGCAGATGCTTGGAAGTAAGGGTGACTCAGATGGTCAGAGGGGTTCCCGCACTGACGGAGGCTATTCTCGTGAGCCATATAATCCAAGGGGTAATTCCAATAGTAGTTCTGGTTTATCTTATGCTCAAAGCCAGTCAAAAGATGATTCAAGAGGAACCGCACCTAACTACGGTAGTAGTTCAAACGGTGGTACCTTAACTGATGATATTCCATTCTGA
- a CDS encoding single-stranded DNA-binding protein, translating to MANLNKVTLIGHLGRNPEIKVNKNNAKVATLSIATSVVWVDKANSERHERTDWHRVILFGNLAELAEKFLKTGSHVYIEGRLRNRKWEDDDGNDQYITEIYASSMLMLNRPPSQDNGSLESEELEILEEV from the coding sequence ATGGCAAATTTAAATAAAGTAACTCTAATCGGTCATTTAGGTCGTAATCCAGAAATTAAGGTCAATAAAAACAACGCAAAAGTTGCCACCTTAAGCATTGCCACATCAGTAGTTTGGGTGGACAAAGCAAATTCTGAACGCCATGAAAGAACTGATTGGCATCGCGTGATTTTGTTTGGAAATCTAGCAGAACTGGCAGAAAAGTTTTTAAAGACGGGAAGCCATGTTTATATCGAGGGCAGGCTTCGCAACAGAAAATGGGAGGATGATGACGGAAACGATCAGTACATCACCGAGATATATGCTAGTTCCATGCTTATGTTAAATCGACCACCTAGTCAAGATAATGGCTCTTTAGAATCTGAGGAACTAGAAATTTTGGAGGAGGTGTAA